The following are from one region of the Malassezia vespertilionis chromosome 4, complete sequence genome:
- a CDS encoding uncharacterized protein (EggNog:ENOG503P0Y6; COG:U), which yields MELEYPPGIQVPNTTNWVFVDSNEGKLITLNVWNTKLQAFRGSPADSAGLVPYGDYVIGWRGGPLETESDFVQLVEHHANQHLALYVYNTDYDHTREVVIVPNRDWGGEGLLGCGIGSGLLHRIPKPQRTFEDSEEFAAAPPLVYEPRGQPRAQISAAQNARPEASMPSNLTGVTVSMHAQEEE from the exons ATGGAATTGGAGTACCCACCTGGGATTCAAGTGCCTAATACGACAAACTGGGTTTTTGTGGATTCGAATGAAGGTAAGCTCATTACTTTGAACGTGTGGAATACCAAGCTGCAGGCATTTCGAG GGTCTCCTGCAGACTCTGCCGGGCTTGTGCCGTACGGCGACTATGTAATTGgctggcgcggcggtcCACTTGAAACGGAAAGTGACTTTGTCCAGCTGGTTGAGCACCATGCGAATCAGCACTTGGCGCTGTACGTCTACAACACCGACTATGATCATACGCGCGAAGTTGTTATTGTGCCGAACCGCGATTGGGGTGGTGAGGGGCTGCTTGGCTGTGGAATCGGTTCTGGCTTATTGC ACCGAATTCCCAAACCACAGCGGACATTTGAGGATTCAGAAGAAttcgcagcagcgccgccgttAGTGTATGAGCCGCGCGGGCAGCCGCGGGCACAAATATCTGCCGCGCAGAATGCACGGCCTGAAGCTAGCATGCCGAGCAATCTAACCGGCGTGACAGTGAGTATGCATGCGCAAGAAGAGGAATAG
- a CDS encoding uncharacterized protein (TransMembrane:7 (o20-41i496-513o519-537i549-568o574-591i598-617o629-651i); EggNog:ENOG503NWQG; COG:S) translates to MYTQVFMFKNAESEIKASNFTYMFYPMIVTSVLSLLSNISFPKTGRDVYFRSVDEGLSILSDLFKLVAHDFEAELRLWFSRSHTEYATNGCAATPPAFKQTSAFLAKRKRLESCIAVISGALAATSHELSWCRVPVHAAGDSLIFLQNMSAWMNCGFGMMLEKDECEYPSSTHDPVNIFSMSDMDGADAEATRAGETDHTFPPVAPMPLSWSELAYEALLSAHGPYTFLNGQVTEAFALLRVVNSICYGVKPKPTTSVAEALALSLSKQPDEQSPCAIIEHHQEQMRNSVATCTKALHTVLKERQYPNVDKHDTRRYETAIFRSEMYGLSLFAVSLTQLANHTASMLDEAKVSIKYYEEHSFARPHLSYIDFWSWLRTTSGIGLFGITNMDDAFVSDNEKVDSPAEKDGAGSENDPDALLSKLFSDLGGNNSAYKIYAANVARASRRDGVHSGDLGIRQRWQHFYQSFLRLEFIVDLRIRTSFAIRAVRRSRHLRYGLKLASGVLLLCMPLLLDPARKDWWITSNGQWMVISFIWCMESSTGDSFRISIARLLGTVCGTIAGLVVYEISRGNPYALAVLLIALEIPISLIRQRTHYKPFGAVMGLTVAVVTMVPYLGNMKDSAGMVAVIRGYMICIGVVSALIVSTAVWPYHAHVNLGKKIANTTTMLQTLYLGLTRHLFYVGFRNSEKSRSRFTNFERRIAANLDQSKALCVIMNNEMSLVPKPIAVLKRALLRLNNVFCLFVGLRKLRELGTNEIYLNAVTDMVDLRQELASSIILTLWIIGQSLKSHARLPQFLPSMQRALEDLTEAFARIHGDRAYVRTDHAHGLDCWRGVFDAPHYQGHDSILHLWPTPPSASTPVNAVKKAAEHKKGKGAESNAFSTDALLYVLAEHMLLAQVVADIEALLYLTRTLLGELSILNGNAPFAEDTW, encoded by the coding sequence ATGTATACACAGGTATTCATGTTCAAGAACGCAGAGAGCGAGATCAAGGCAAGCAATTTCACCTACATGTTTTACCCGATGATTGTTACGAGTGTACTGAGCTTGTTGTCCAATATATCCTTTCCCAAGACAGGCCGTGATGTATACTTTCGGTCGGTGGATGAAGGCCTGAGTATTTTATCGGATTTGTTCAAGCTGGTTGCGCACGACTTTGAGGCCGAACTTCGATTGTGGTTTTCGCGTTCACATACAGAGTACGCAACGAATGGCTGTGCTGCAACACCCCCTGCTTTCAAACAGACGTCTGCCTTTCTCGCAAAGCGAAAGCGACTTGAGTCATGCATAGCAGTTATCAGTGGCGCTTTGGCAGCGACAAGCCACGAATTGTCATGGTGTCGCGTGCCTGTACACGCTGCTGGAGATTCACTTATATTTCTGCAAAACATGTCCGCTTGGATGAACTGCGGATTTGGAATGATGCTGGAGAAGGATGAGTGTGAGTATCCTAGCTCAACTCATGACCCTGTCAACATATTTAGTATGTCAGACATGGACGGAGCCGATGCAGAAGCAACAAGAGCGGGAGAAACAGACCATACCTTTCCACCTGTCGCACCAATGCCCTTATCCTGGAGCGAGCTGGCGTACGAAGCATTGCTCAGCGCACATGGCCCTTATACGTTTCTGAACGGACAGGTGACTGAGGCGTTTGCATTGCTTCGAGTGGTGAATAGCATATGCTACGGAGTGAAGCCGAAGCCAACCACGTCCGTGGCAGAGGCGCTTGCCCTGTCGTTGAGCAAACAACCAGACGAGCAGAGTCCGTGTGCAATAATTGAGCACCATCAGGAACAAATGCGCAATTCCGTCGCTACTTGCACAAAAGCGTTACACACCGTTCTAAAAGAACGGCAATATCCCAACGTGGACAAGCACGACACGAGACGGTACGAAACAGCTATCTTTCGGTCCGAGATGTATGGGCTTTCGCTTTTTGCTGTTTCCTTGACCCAGCTCGCTAACCACACAGCGTccatgctcgacgaggccaAAGTGTCGATAAAGTACTACGAAGAACATTCCTTTGCACGCCCGCATTTGTCCTACATTGACTTTTGGAGTTGGCTGAGGACGACAAGTGGGATCGGTCTTTTCGGTATCACAAATATGGACGATGCGTTTGTGTCTGACAACGAGAAAGTAGACTCGCCAGCTGAAAAAGACGGTGCCGGTAGTGAGAACGACCCCGATGCTCTCCTGTCAAAGCTGTTCAGCGACTTGGGTGGAAATAACAGCGCTTACAAAATTTATGCGGCAAACGTTGCCAGGGCAAGCCGGCGCGACGGGGTACATTCAGGTGATCTTGGTATACGACAACGCTGGCAGCATTTTTACCAAAGCTTTTTGCGCCTCGAGTTTATCGTTGACCTGCGTATTCGCACCTCGTTCGCCATTCgggccgtgcgccgttcACGGCATCTACGCTATGGGTTGAAGCTTGCCAGTGGCGTACTATTACTCTGTATGCCTTTGCTCCTGGACCCGGCTCGGAAGGACTGGTGGATTACGTCAAACGGCCAATGGATGGTGATTTCCTTTATTTGGTGTATGGAATCGTCCACGGGCGACTCGTTCCGTATTTCCATTGCCCGTCTTCTCGGAACGGTCTGTGGCACTATTGCGGGACTGGTTGTGTACGAGATTTCCCGGGGAAACCCGTACGCGCTGGCAGTGCTGCTCATTGCACTCGAAATCCCAATTTCTCTTATCCGGCAAAGGACGCATTACAAACCGTTTGGCGCCGTTATGGGACTGACTGTCGCTGTCGTCACCATGGTCCCGTATCTTGGCAATATGAAGGACAGTGCGGGAATGGTTGCAGTCATTCGTGGGTATATGATTTGCATTGGCGTTGTTTCTGCCTTGATTGTGAGCACTGCGGTATGGCCGTATCACGCACACGTGAATCTCGGCAAGAAAATTGCTAATACAACGACCATGCTGCAGACACTGTACCTCGGCCTTACACGTCACTTGTTTTACGTTGGCTTCCGCAATTCGGAGAAATCTAGGAGCCGGTTCACAAATTTTGAGCGACGCATCGCTGCAAATCTGGACCAAAGCAAAGCATTGTGTGTTATCATGAACAATGAAATGAGCCTTGTGCCAAAACCCATCGCTGTTTTaaagcgcgcattgcttcgCTTGAATAACGTGTTTTGCTTATTTGTTggcttgcgcaagctgcgcgagcttggaACGAATGAAATATACTTGAATGCCGTTACAGACATGGTTGATTTGCGACAGGAACTTGCATCGAGTATCATCTTGACGTTATGGATCATTGGGCAATCTCTCAAGTCCCACGCGCGGTTGCCGCAGTTTCTGCCTTCGATGCAGCGTGCACTTGAGGATTTGACCGAAGCGTTTGCAAGGATCCATGGCGACCGCGCGTACGTGCGTACTGATCATGCACATGGTCTGGATTGTTGGCGCGGTGTGTTTGATGCTCCGCATTACCAGGGGCATGATTCCATTTTGCATTTGTGGCCTACGCCACCGAGTGCGTCGACGCCTGTGAATGCTGTGAAAAAGGCTGCCGAGCACAAAAAAGGGAAAGGCGCCGAGTCCAATGCGTTCAGTACCGATGCGTTACTCTACGTTCTTGCTGAACACATGCTACTTGCACAAGTGGTCGCGGACATCGAGGCGCTTTTGTATTTGACACGGACACTTCTGGGCGAGCTGAGCATTTTAAATGGGAATGCTCCATTTGCTGAGGATACATGGTAA
- a CDS encoding uncharacterized protein (EggNog:ENOG503NWJK; COG:S), giving the protein MPIPVAIVGYGNSARTFHIPFITSLPDLYRLAVIVQRPRTPTSTSHDAKKAHPNVNVVPDLDAALAALPVGTGLVIITTDNASHIPYAKKALESGKHVLVEKPLALHEDQVESLENLAREKGLVCTVYQNRRYDGDFLTLKSLLRYDGQHPSALGLPTYFESRFDRFRPIAKGGWREEVDPHTEGGGMLWDLGSHLVDQIVSLFGPPAMIYGMLRNQRNQGPVNVDDDWLAVLSYPDNPPFAGDFHAPGTRLGGLRVVLGATCLSTHVDAEQPRFRVEGTHGSYIKRGTDPQEAQLKRGWTPKTHGEAFGVYEKSEPAAVRLARLTTCCTTEEPATAAKPPPLAVSDIPILPGSYVSLYSNIADAIHAADDAKDAADASDAIQRILAVNLSQIADATRVLRMIRQSAEEGRSVPFR; this is encoded by the coding sequence ATGCCCATCCCTGTCGCTATTGTTGGGTACGGCAACTCGGCACGCACATTCCACATTCCGTTTATTACGTCGCTTCCTGATCTATACCGACTTGCTGTTATTGTGCAACGGCCACGCACACCGACGTCGACGTCGCACGACGCCAAGAAGGCGCACCCAAACGTAAACGTCGTCCCTGACTtggatgctgcgctcgcggcaCTCCCTGTCGGCACCGGTCTTGTTATTATTACCACGGATAATGCTTCACATATACCGTACGCGAAAAAGGCGCTCGAGTCAGGAAAGCATGTTTTGGTCGAGAAACCACTCGCACTGCACGAGGATCAAGTCGAATCGCTCGAAAACTTGGCACGCGAAAAGGGCTTGGTATGTACAGTTTACCAGAATCGTCGGTACGACGGCGACTTTTTGACTTTGAAATCTTTGCTGCGTTACGATGGGCAGCATCCGTCAGCATTGGGTCTCCCGACATATTTTGAATCCCGCTTTGACCGTTTTCGCCCTATCGCCAAGGGTGGCTGGCGTGAAGAAGTCGATCCGCACACAGAAGGTGGTGGTATGCTGTGGGATTTGGGTTCACATCTCGTTGACCAAATTGTCTCTTTGTTCGGGCCACCGGCTATGATCTATGGGATGCTCCGCAATCAGCGGAATCAAGGACCTGTGAATGTGGACGACGATTGGCTTGCTGTTTTGTCATACCCCGATAACCCTCCTTTTGCTGGCGATTTCCATGCGCCTGGGACGCGTCTTGGGGGACTCCGtgttgtgcttggcgctACATGCTTGTCTACGCATGTCGATGCTGAGCAGCCGCGATTCCGTGTGGAAGGTACGCATGGATCCTACATCAAGCGTGGCACGGACCCGCAAGAGGCACAACTCAAGCGTGGATGGACTCCGAAAACGCACGGCGAGGCGTTTGGTGTATACGAAAAAAGTGAGCCAGCCGCGGTacgtcttgcgcggctcaCTACATGCTGCACAACAGAAGAGCCGGCTACAGCTGCTAAACCTCCTCCGCTTGCAGTGAGTGATATCCCCATACTCCCTGGCAGTTACGTGAGTTTGTACAGCAATATTGCCGACGCGATTCACGCGGCGGATGATGCAAAGGACGCCGCAGATGCGAGCGACGCTATCCAGCGTATCCTGGCTGTAAATTTGAGTCAAATAGCCGATGCTACGCGCGTTCTTCGCATGATTCGGCAGAGTGCAGAGGAGGGACGCAGTGTGCCTTTCCGCTGA
- a CDS encoding uncharacterized protein (SECRETED:SignalP(1-23); EggNog:ENOG503NUFD; CAZy:AA3; COG:E) encodes MKLVTSGWVLFAVTVGLASNAVAHTHQFTEHVHERRAGSSITRNGNKLSNQNYDYVIIGGGTAGLALAGRLSDDNSVSVAVIEAGESGYDDNDKFVVPSANLYNSAVGTQYDWQYKTSKQNFLNGRRPSWPRGKVLGGSSAINGLYYVRHSSREQNIWADLAGSGGSDNWSWDNILNAMKKSEDFHGASAKVTNSAHIEWDDGSHGHNGPVGTTWPAVTHKPIGAFIEAAGNAGISQRKDAYGGKNWGTYVALSTIKHSDWTRSFSRTAYLDPISSRSNLHVLTGHTVTKINFDQSNSKSVRATSVNYSAGGNQQTHTVHANKEVILSAGTINDPQILQLSGIGDSGLLNQHNIDVVVNLPGVGQNLQDHLSAGMSFSPTERKLAGPAEITGDRKKDSYVNSAVSYVQFDNLFKDGNGVISKIQGEIDGIVNNANVPNQVKNGMRKTYDAIVNQIYPSHVAPVEILGNVMFGKINIQAALQHPLSRGSVKINSNNPFDAPTIDAGYLSQNQDLVSLRQAFKLIRKIAQQEPLKSMIAQEDSPGQNVQSNEQWEDWIRQNAGTEYHPSATCSMLPRSQGGVVGSDLKVHGTSNLRVVDASIPPISFSAHLMSITYGIAEIGAEIIKRDN; translated from the coding sequence ATGAAGCTGGTCACCTCTGGTTGGGTTTTGTTTGCCGTGACCGTTGGTCTGGCTTCCAATGCGGTTGCCCATACTCATCAGTTTACTGAGCACGTTCATgagcgccgtgctggcAGCTCAATCACGCGTAACGGTAACAAGCTCAGCAACCAGAATTACGACTACGTGATTATTGGTGGTGGTACCGCTGGTCTCGCCCTTGCTGGCCGTCTCTCTGATGATAACTCGGTTAGCGTGGCCGTGATTGAGGCTGGTGAGAGTGGCTACGATGACAATGACAAGTTCGTTGTCCCGAGCGCCAACCTTTACAACTCTGCAGTCGGCACCCAGTACGACTGGCAGTACAAGACTTCTAAGCAGAACTTCCTCAATGGCCGCAGGCCCAGCTGGCCCCGTGGCAAGGTTCTTGGTGGTAGCAGCGCTATCAACGGCCTTTACTATGTCCGTCACAGCAGCCGCGAGCAGAACATTTGGGCTGACCTTGCTGGCAGCGGTGGTAGCGACAACTGGAGCTGGGACAACATCTTGAACGCTATGAAGAAGAGTGAGGACTTCCACGGTGCCAGCGCGAAAGTGACAAACTCTGCTCACATTGAGTGGGACGATGGTTCGCACGGCCACAATGGCCCAGTCGGCACTACATGGCCTGCTGTGACGCACAAGCCAATCGGAGCTTTTATTGAGGCTGCCGGCAATGCTGGTATTTCTCAGCGCAAAGATGCGTACGGTGGCAAGAACTGGGGCACGTACGTTGCCCTTTCTACCATCAAGCACTCTGACTGGACCCGCAGCTTTTCTCGCACTGCTTATCTTGATCCGATTTCGTCGCGTTCCAACTTGCACGTCCTTACTGGACACACTGTGACCAAGATCAACTTTGATCAATCCAACAGCAAGAGCGTTCGTGCCACCAGCGTCAACTACTCTGCCGGCGGTAACCAACAGACCCACACTGTGCATGCCAACAAGGAGGTCATTCTTTCTGCTGGTACCATCAACGACCCGCAGATTTTGCAGCTTTCTGGCATTGGTGACTCTGGTTTGCTTAACCAGCATAACATTGACGTTGTGGTTAACCTTCCCGGTGTCGGTCAAAACCTGCAAGACCATCTTTCCGCAGGCATGTCGTTTAGCCCCACTGAGCGTAAGCTTGCTGGTCCCGCTGAGATTACTGGCGACAGGAAGAAGGACTCGTACGTTAACTCTGCTGTGTCCTATGTGCAGTTTGACAACCTTTTCAAGGATGGCAACGGCGTTATTTCGAAGATCCAGGGTGAAATTGACGGCATTGTGAACAATGCCAACGTTCCCAATCAGGTCAAGAATGGTATGCGCAAGACGTACGACGCCATTGTCAACCAAATCTACCCATCGCACGTTGCACCTGTCGAGATTCTCGGCAACGTTATGTTTGGCAAGATCAACATTCAGGCCGCTCTTCAACACCCGCTTTCGCGTGGCTCGGTCAAGATTAACAGCAACAATCCGTTTGATGCGCCTACAATTGACGCTGGCTACCTCTCCCAGAACCAAGACTTGGTTTCTTTGCGCCAGGCCTTTAAGCTCATCCGCAAGATTGCCCAGCAGGAGCCTCTTAAGAGCATGATTGCACAGGAGGACAGCCCCGGTCAAAATGTGCAGAGCAACGAACAGTGGGAGGACTGGATTCGCCAGAACGCTGGTACTGAGTACCATCCTAGTGCCACTTGTTCGATGCTTCCCCGTAGCCAGGGTGGCGTTGTTGGCTCTGATCTTAAGGTGCACGGCACTTCCAACCTCCGTGTTGTTGACGCTTCGATTCCTCCGATTTCCTTCTCTGCCCACTTGATGTCTATTACCTACGGCATTGCTGAGATTGGTGCTGAGATTATCAAGCGCGACAACTAA
- a CDS encoding uncharacterized protein (COG:G; EggNog:ENOG503NW6K; CAZy:GH5) yields MHKFFNKIQEKLDGSSSQAPAQLPPLTQPLDDRLQYQFRKQRGVNLGSWFALESWLTGSLFSQVKQTTSEYDIVQGMSAEAARDMLQNHWAHFINDGDWAWMKQHGVNSVRLPIGYFHFIAGAEHGKLQSLLKGTEYEKYGPVYAGAWNYIVGAIDKARAHGIGVLVDLHGVPGAQNTDGHSGLSSGKANFFHGVHSLHNQKATVKILVALAEAVAPYENVVGLELMNEPQNDGSLESFYDRAISAIRGVDNAAVKALPLYLGDAWHTMHYAKYVAGKSSAGNFLVLDHHLYRAFTKKDHGTAAEAHAQSIDPDANGQTAQWLQRASATANGSIIVGEWSGALNPNSFQLSQIQSKLQARTMWSQAQWRAFERYTAGYFYWTLKKEGGPDPGWCFYTAVEKGSMPPNLNPVIARGGRMPSANQMQGQLEDALEHHKQAHAQYWDAHGAQGDHATFAEGFRSAWFDASTFLATQSEIGFAGELALLRSAAFTREKGASKTDWEFEHGYKQSVQAFSAILNAS; encoded by the coding sequence ATGCACAAATTTTTTAATAAGATTCAAGAAAAGCTCGACGGCAGCAGCTCGCAGGCGCCTGCACAGCTTCCCCCGCTGACGCAGCCGCTGGATGATCGTCTACAATATCAATTCAGGAAGCAGCGAGGTGTCAATTTGGGTTCTTGGTTCGCGCTGGAGTCGTGGCTCACTGGTAGCTTGTTTTCCCAAGTGAAACAGACGACGAGTGAGTACGATATTGTACAGGGTATGAGCGCCGAAGCGGCGAGGGATATGCTGCAGAACCACTGGGCACACTTTATCAACGATGGCGACTGGGCTTGGATGAAGCAACACGGTGTTAATTCGGTTCGTCTGCCAATCGGCTACTTCCACTTTATCGCCGGTGCAGAGCACGGCAAGTTGCAGTCTCTGCTGAAGGGTACCGAGTACGAAAAGTACGGACCTGTGTATGCGGGTGCCTGGAACTATATCGTGGGTGCGATCGATAAAGCTCGTGCGCATGGAATCGGCGTCCTTGTCGACTTGCACGGCGTCCCTGGTGCGCAAAACACCGATGGGCACAGCGGTCTGAGCTCTGGAAAAGCGAACTTTTTTCACGGCGTTCATTCATTGCACAACCAGAAGGCTACGGTTAAGATTTTAGTTGCACTTGCCGAAGCGGTCGCGCCATATGAAAACGTGGTCGGCTTGGAGCTGATGAACGAGCCCCAGAATGACGGATCGTTGGAGTCTTTCTACGACAGAGCGATTTCGGCGATCCGCGGTGTGGACAATGCGGCTGTTAAGGCTCTCCCACTGTACCTTGGCGATGCATGGCACACGATGCATTACGCAAAGTACGTCGCGGGCAAGTCGTCCGCGGGCAACTTTTTGGTACTCGATCACCACTTGTATCGCGCATTCACCAAAAAGGATCACGGTACTGCCGCGgaagcgcatgcacagAGTATCGATCCTGACGCGAATGGTCAGACTGCGCAatggctgcagcgcgcatctGCAACAGCAAATGGATCGATCATTGTTGGCGAgtggagcggcgcgctgaaCCCAAACTCGTTCCAGCTCAGTCAAATCCAGAGCAAGTTGCAGGCACGTACGATGTGGTCCCAGGCCCAATGGCGCGCATTTGAGCGATACACTGCCGGTTACTTCTACTGGACGCTCAAGAAGGAGGGCGGACCCGATCCTGGCTGGTGTTTCTACACGGCGGTGGAGAAGGGGTCGATGCCGCCGAACCTGAATCCCGTCATTGCTCGCGGAGGACGCATGCCGAGTGCGAACCAAATGCAAGGACAGCTGGAGGATGCGCTTGAACATCACAAacaagcgcacgcccagTACTGGGACGCACATGGAGCGCAAGGAGATCATGCGACCTTCGCTGAAGGGTTCCGCAGCGCATGGTTCGATGCATCTACGTTCCTGGCTACGCAATCGGAGATCGGATTTGCCGGAGAGCTTGCATTGCTCCGCTCCGCTGCCTTCACCCGCGAGAAAGGCGCATCCAAAACGGATTGGGAGTTTGAGCATGGGTACAAACAAAGCGTACAGGCATTTTCAGCCATTTTGAACGCGTCCTAA
- a CDS encoding uncharacterized protein (EggNog:ENOG503NX9Y; COG:S), whose amino-acid sequence MTKTLSISAGPSVDALEILAVNHDDKPVVIDSGDFHGRVTVRIKDFRGVPAEGVPIAKNASYFSEPYGDSMTYSIQAQGVFTEEVSAADLVFGNMFDHPLRDSLPYGTSIALRFASFVDPTIQHDLYADKPWAFSPLLATVYRAQANRAEPGTWSAHNVAKTMFEDKAWPPFPTPDGESKEHFTRDDIAPLFKTYDNGELVVSKDLEKDKDAIASLGSPDQSVASHARAKWLGIKQHREDLMVTPDDVITVDFCNGYIDFNQLHLKIPYGGLEFDLGKYYNGQPVRYVCKNIRTKKIYFIVQFDLVEDKDEKEVTDSDSNAATTDVAQEDSKDNTNGSEDGTQDNADDNATGELNKEKSS is encoded by the coding sequence ATGACCAAAACGCTATCGATTTCTGCAGGACCAAGCGTGGACGCGCTTGAGATTTTGGCGGTGAACCACGACGACAAACCGGTAGTGATTGACTCTGGCGATTTTCATGGGCGTGTCACTGTGCGGATCAAGGATTTCCGTGGTGTCCCTGCAGAAGGCGTCCCTATTGCAAAGAATGCATCCTATTTTAGCGAGCCGTACGGCGATTCAATGACGTACAGCATTCAGGCGCAGGGCGTGTTTACAGAGGAAGTCAGCGCAGCTGATCTGGTGTTTGGGAACATGTTTGATCACCCGCTCCGTGACTCGCTGCCGTACGGCACCAGCATTGCGCTCCGCTTCGCTAGCTTCGTTGATCCTACAATACAGCACGACTTGTACGCGGATAAACCATGGGCATTTTCGCCATTGCTTGCTACAGTGTATCGAGCACAGGCAAACCGTGCTGAGCCAGGCACATGGTCAGCACACAATGTCGCAAAGACCATGTTTGAGGACAAGGCGTGGCCTCCTTTCCCAACTCCAGACGGCGAGAGCAAGGAGCATTTTACACGCGATGACATTGCGCCGCTATTTAAAACGTACGATAATGGAGAGCTGGTTGTTAGCAAGGACTTGGAAAAGGACAAGGACGCAATCGCGTCGCTCGGGAGCCCCGACCAAAGTGttgcatcgcacgcacgaGCAAAATGGCTCGGCATCAAGCAGCACCGTGAGGACCTGATGGTCACACCAGACGACGTGATTACCGTCGATTTTTGTAATGGATACATTGACTTTAACCAACTGCATCTAAAGATTCCTTACGGTGGCCTGGAGTTTGATCTTGGAAAGTACTACAATGGGCAGCCCGTACGCTACGTGTGCAAAAACATTCGCACAAAAAAGATCTATTTCATTGTCCAGTTTGACTTGGTTGAAGACAAGGACGAGAAAGAGGTAACAGACAGCGACAGCAACGCTGCCACTACGGATGTAGCCCAGGAAGACTCTAAGGACAATACAAACGGCAGTGAGGATGGGACGCAAGACAATGCGGATGACAATGCCACGGGTGAATTAAATAAAGAAAAGTCCTCGTAG